One genomic segment of Virgibacillus doumboii includes these proteins:
- a CDS encoding deoxyribonuclease IV, whose translation MLKIGSHVSMSGKKMLLGSSEEAVSYGSNTFMIYTGAPQNTRRKPIEELNIEAGQDHMQENGIDDIVVHAPYIINIGNTVKPETFELGVNFLRNEIDRTAAIGAKQIVLHPGAHVGAGADKGIERIIEGLNEVLEKDKDVQIALETMAGKGSEIGRTFDELAKIFDRVTHNEKLSVCLDTCHIHDAGYNVVNDFDGVLDEFDKIIGVDRLKVIHVNDSKNERGAHKDRHENIGFGHIGFDALHYVITHPQLEHLPKILETPYVGEDKKNKKPPYKFEIEMIKNGSFITDLKEEIVNQ comes from the coding sequence TTGTTAAAAATTGGATCACACGTTTCGATGAGCGGGAAGAAAATGCTGTTAGGTTCCAGTGAGGAAGCTGTTTCTTATGGTTCCAATACATTTATGATTTATACCGGCGCACCGCAGAACACACGCAGAAAGCCGATAGAAGAGCTGAATATTGAAGCTGGTCAGGACCACATGCAGGAAAATGGAATTGATGACATTGTTGTTCATGCTCCATATATAATCAATATTGGGAACACAGTGAAACCCGAAACATTTGAATTGGGAGTAAACTTTTTACGGAATGAAATTGACCGTACGGCTGCAATTGGTGCAAAACAAATCGTCCTGCATCCGGGTGCACATGTCGGAGCCGGTGCAGATAAAGGAATTGAACGAATTATTGAAGGCCTGAATGAGGTGCTTGAAAAGGATAAAGATGTTCAAATAGCACTGGAAACAATGGCAGGTAAAGGATCTGAGATTGGACGCACGTTTGATGAATTAGCTAAAATTTTTGACAGAGTTACACATAATGAAAAATTGTCCGTTTGCCTTGATACATGTCACATCCATGATGCGGGGTACAATGTTGTAAATGATTTTGATGGGGTTCTGGACGAATTTGACAAAATTATCGGTGTTGACCGTCTGAAGGTAATTCATGTTAATGACAGTAAAAATGAACGAGGAGCCCATAAAGACCGTCATGAAAATATCGGATTTGGGCATATTGGTTTTGATGCATTGCATTATGTAATTACACATCCGCAACTGGAACATTTACCAAAAATATTGGAAACTCCTTATGTGGGTGAAGATAAGAAAAATAAAAAGCCTCCATATAAATTTGAAATTGAAATGATCAAAAATGGATCATTTATTACGGATTTAAAAGAAGAAATTGTAAACCAATAA
- the rpoD gene encoding RNA polymerase sigma factor RpoD, whose translation MAENKPSQTKENENELTLDQAKDQLLELGKKRGVLAYEEVADRLSSFEIESDQMDEFYEYLTEQGVEVIGDSEEDPKMQQIAKEEEFDLNDLSVPLGIKINDPVRMYLKEIGRVDLLSAAEEIDLAHRIEDGEEEAKRRLAEANLRLVVSIAKRYVGRGMLFLDLIQEGNMGLIKAVEKFDYRKGFKFSTYATWWIRQAITRAIADQARTIRIPVHMVETINKLIRVQRQLLQDLGREPTPEEIGKEMELSPDKVRDILKIAQEPVSLETPIGEEDDSHLGDFIEDQEAVSPSDHAAYELLKEQLEDVLDTLTDREENVLRLRFGLDDGRTRTLEEVGKVFGVTRERIRQIEAKALRKLRHPSRSKRLKDFLE comes from the coding sequence ATGGCCGAAAATAAGCCTTCACAAACAAAAGAAAATGAAAATGAGCTTACACTGGATCAGGCAAAGGATCAACTGCTTGAGCTGGGAAAGAAGCGCGGCGTATTGGCTTATGAAGAAGTAGCTGATCGGTTATCCAGCTTTGAAATTGAATCCGATCAGATGGATGAATTTTATGAGTACCTAACAGAACAAGGTGTAGAAGTAATTGGTGATTCAGAAGAAGATCCCAAGATGCAGCAAATTGCAAAAGAAGAAGAATTTGACTTAAATGATTTAAGTGTACCACTCGGTATAAAAATAAATGATCCAGTCCGGATGTATTTAAAAGAAATAGGCAGAGTGGATTTGTTATCGGCGGCAGAGGAAATCGATCTTGCACACCGAATTGAAGATGGCGAGGAAGAAGCCAAGAGGCGACTGGCAGAAGCGAACTTACGACTTGTTGTAAGTATTGCCAAACGCTATGTTGGTCGTGGAATGCTGTTCCTTGACTTGATTCAGGAAGGAAATATGGGACTTATTAAAGCGGTGGAAAAATTTGATTACCGTAAAGGATTTAAATTCAGCACGTATGCAACATGGTGGATTCGCCAGGCAATAACAAGAGCAATTGCCGATCAGGCGCGTACAATCCGTATACCTGTTCATATGGTTGAAACAATTAATAAGCTAATCCGTGTACAGCGTCAGTTATTACAGGACTTGGGAAGAGAACCTACACCTGAAGAAATCGGGAAAGAGATGGAACTCTCACCGGACAAGGTTAGGGATATTTTGAAAATTGCTCAGGAACCAGTATCACTGGAAACGCCTATCGGAGAGGAAGACGATTCCCATTTAGGTGATTTTATTGAAGATCAGGAAGCAGTTTCTCCATCTGATCATGCAGCGTATGAGTTGTTAAAAGAACAACTTGAAGATGTCCTTGATACCCTTACCGACCGGGAGGAAAATGTGTTGAGACTCCGGTTCGGACTTGATGATGGCCGGACAAGGACATTGGAAGAGGTTGGAAAGGTATTTGGAGTAACCAGGGAGCGAATTCGCCAAATAGAGGCAAAAGCATTAAGGAAATTAAGACATCCTAGTCGCAGTAAACGATTAAAAGATTTCCTTGAATAA
- a CDS encoding DUF2624 domain-containing protein, translating to MSKFIKDLVTQKMKQLTPDELLHYSHQYGFHISRNQAKQITTYIQNHPIDPFDAQSRTKLFEELERITDRDTAQKAFSLFREIIKTYGLGHLFN from the coding sequence ATGTCAAAATTTATTAAGGATCTGGTTACCCAAAAAATGAAACAACTTACACCAGATGAACTTCTGCATTACAGTCACCAATATGGTTTTCATATTTCCAGGAATCAGGCAAAGCAGATTACAACATATATACAAAATCATCCAATAGACCCTTTTGATGCTCAAAGCCGTACAAAATTATTTGAAGAACTTGAACGCATTACAGATAGGGATACAGCTCAAAAAGCATTCAGTTTATTCCGGGAAATTATCAAAACATATGGTCTGGGACACTTATTTAATTAA
- a CDS encoding tRNA (adenine(22)-N(1))-methyltransferase — MTANNNSINLSTRLQKVAAFLPNGANFADIGSDHAYLPCYVCLQDQTAHAIAGEVNEGPYYSALETVERYMFAKRIEVRLGNGLSVLQKDEVNQVVIAGMGGALIRTILDEGKQSLDTVQRIIAQPNIDERSVRYWFYENGYTISNEAILEENGHIYEIIVADRKADGSQYIPDLFEKQLLFGPILLNEKSDIFIQKWKHERNKRRRVLDEMKKATEKDKQKISAFEKELLWIEEVLGDDNSNPKS; from the coding sequence ATGACAGCAAATAACAACTCGATTAATCTATCAACGCGCCTGCAAAAAGTTGCAGCTTTTTTGCCAAATGGAGCCAATTTTGCTGATATCGGTTCAGATCATGCTTATCTGCCATGCTATGTATGTTTACAGGACCAGACAGCTCATGCCATAGCCGGTGAAGTAAATGAAGGTCCTTATTACAGTGCACTAGAGACAGTGGAGAGATATATGTTTGCCAAAAGAATAGAGGTTAGATTGGGTAATGGATTATCTGTCCTGCAAAAAGATGAAGTAAATCAGGTTGTAATTGCAGGTATGGGAGGTGCGCTTATCAGGACTATTCTTGACGAAGGAAAGCAATCCCTGGACACTGTACAGCGTATTATTGCACAGCCGAATATTGATGAGCGAAGTGTGCGATACTGGTTTTATGAAAATGGTTATACGATTTCCAATGAGGCGATACTGGAAGAAAACGGACATATTTATGAAATTATTGTTGCAGACAGGAAAGCCGACGGAAGTCAGTACATACCGGACTTATTTGAAAAGCAGCTCTTATTTGGGCCAATTTTATTGAATGAGAAATCAGATATTTTTATTCAGAAATGGAAACACGAACGAAATAAGCGGCGCAGAGTACTCGATGAGATGAAAAAAGCAACTGAAAAAGACAAACAGAAAATCAGCGCTTTTGAAAAGGAATTATTGTGGATAGAGGAGGTTTTAGGTGATGACAACAGTAATCCAAAATCGTGA
- a CDS encoding superoxide dismutase has translation MAKFELPELPYAYDALEPTIDKETMNIHHTKHHNTYVTKLNGALEGQADLQDKSLEDLVSNLDAVPENIRTAVRNNGGGHVNHSLFWKVMSPNGGGEPSGELADKINNKFGSFDKFKEEFEAAAKGRFGSGWAWLVVNNGEVEVMSTPNQDSPLMEGKTPLLGLDVWEHAYYLKYQNKRPDYVAAFWNVVNWDEVAKNYNNAK, from the coding sequence ATGGCAAAATTTGAACTACCAGAACTACCATACGCTTACGATGCTTTAGAACCTACAATTGACAAAGAAACAATGAACATTCACCATACAAAGCATCATAATACTTATGTTACAAAATTAAATGGTGCATTGGAAGGACAGGCAGACCTTCAGGACAAATCACTTGAAGATCTTGTCAGCAACCTTGATGCAGTACCTGAAAATATCCGTACCGCTGTTCGTAACAATGGTGGCGGACATGTAAACCACAGCTTGTTCTGGAAGGTAATGTCACCAAATGGCGGTGGCGAACCATCAGGCGAATTAGCAGATAAAATTAACAATAAGTTCGGCAGCTTTGACAAGTTCAAAGAAGAATTTGAAGCAGCTGCAAAAGGCCGCTTCGGTTCCGGCTGGGCTTGGTTAGTTGTAAATAATGGTGAAGTTGAAGTTATGAGTACACCGAACCAGGATTCACCATTAATGGAAGGAAAAACTCCACTATTGGGTCTTGATGTTTGGGAGCATGCTTACTACCTGAAATATCAAAACAAACGCCCTGATTATGTTGCTGCATTCTGGAATGTAGTGAATTGGGATGAAGTAGCTAAAAACTATAATAACGCTAAGTAA
- a CDS encoding NfeD family protein, with protein MDVFSLDWIGFVITGFGTLFLIGELLVNMRGFFGLMGISFITVYFAAYLETGSFIIMLIIYIVGLLLIIIDGKIINDGTLATIGLACMLIAVALTAPNLTAGMYAVIGVLLGGFSSFFFLKVFKRRDMWSKIALVDQLTKEAGYNSMSEDYGNLMEKEGITVSNLRPVGTIRIDNKNYSAVSNGEWIPKDSEIKVVHVDGTKILVENKID; from the coding sequence ATGGATGTTTTTTCATTGGATTGGATAGGGTTTGTGATCACTGGCTTTGGCACCTTATTTTTAATCGGTGAACTGCTTGTTAACATGCGCGGATTTTTTGGACTTATGGGTATAAGTTTTATTACTGTTTATTTTGCTGCTTATCTGGAAACAGGCTCCTTTATCATAATGCTTATTATTTATATTGTTGGCTTATTACTTATTATCATTGATGGAAAGATAATAAATGATGGTACACTTGCTACAATCGGTTTAGCCTGTATGCTGATAGCAGTAGCATTGACAGCACCGAACCTTACAGCAGGTATGTATGCGGTTATAGGAGTTCTTTTAGGCGGATTTTCATCGTTTTTTTTCCTGAAAGTGTTTAAGCGGCGTGATATGTGGTCAAAAATAGCGTTAGTGGATCAGCTGACAAAAGAGGCAGGATATAACTCCATGAGTGAGGATTATGGGAATTTAATGGAGAAAGAAGGAATTACTGTAAGCAATTTGCGTCCGGTTGGAACAATACGCATTGACAACAAAAATTACAGTGCTGTTTCGAATGGAGAATGGATTCCCAAAGACAGTGAAATAAAAGTTGTTCATGTAGACGGTACAAAAATACTGGTTGAAAATAAAATTGATTAA
- the dnaG gene encoding DNA primase: MPIQIPEEVIEDVRKSNDIVDVIGEYVQLKKQGRNYFGLCPFHGEKSPSFSVTQEKQIFHCFGCGKGGNIITFIMEMEEHSFHEALKLLADRGGVKLPETGQGKESSMSRENQSILSAYEWVTKLYHHLLRYTKDGKEGYQYFKDRGINDETIDVFQLGFAPKIKDFTAAFLEKKGFHQQISVKAGLLSSHEDNSVTDRFRGRVIFPIRNHLGKTVGFGGRTIGDLEPKYLNSPESELFQKGRLLYNFDLAKKHIRKENEVVLFEGYMDVISAYQAGVKNVVATLGTSLTESQAKLLRRYVDTVILCYDADKAGIEATYKAAVILRKAGCYVKIANLQDDMDPDNYIREYGSTAFQDKVIKASNTFMSFYMRYLKKDYNLSLEGDRIQYIETILKELAKIDSSVEREYYLKELSNEYSLSMESLTQEIQSHRQKMGTDKDKREKNRYTNRASQFKQSKKLLPAFHNAERQLIAHMLQDIAITGKVQEEIGASFNIDEHKIIVTHLFAYYEEGHQADISMFIEMLNDAKLRQIVTEIAMIPVHENISDREINDYIRMIRAENSNKDSIQSLKEEQRLAEQQNDPIKAARIGMKIIELQKQLKNTN; encoded by the coding sequence ATGCCAATTCAAATACCTGAAGAAGTAATTGAAGATGTACGTAAATCCAATGATATTGTTGATGTTATCGGAGAATACGTACAATTGAAAAAGCAGGGACGGAATTACTTTGGGCTTTGTCCGTTTCATGGTGAAAAATCTCCTTCTTTCTCAGTTACACAAGAGAAACAAATATTTCATTGTTTTGGTTGTGGCAAAGGCGGGAATATAATTACGTTTATTATGGAGATGGAAGAACATTCCTTTCATGAAGCGTTAAAACTTCTGGCCGATCGGGGCGGAGTAAAATTACCTGAAACCGGACAAGGAAAAGAGTCATCGATGTCCCGGGAAAATCAGAGTATCCTTTCAGCCTATGAATGGGTTACAAAGCTATATCACCACCTGCTGCGATACACAAAAGACGGGAAAGAAGGCTATCAATACTTTAAAGACCGAGGAATAAATGATGAAACAATTGATGTTTTCCAGCTGGGTTTTGCACCAAAAATAAAGGATTTTACAGCAGCGTTTCTGGAGAAAAAGGGATTTCATCAGCAAATTTCGGTAAAAGCCGGTTTACTTTCTTCGCATGAGGATAATAGTGTTACAGACAGGTTTAGAGGAAGAGTCATTTTCCCGATCCGAAACCACTTAGGAAAAACAGTAGGATTTGGCGGTCGTACAATAGGTGACCTGGAACCCAAATATTTGAACAGTCCGGAAAGTGAGCTGTTTCAAAAGGGACGATTGTTATATAATTTTGACTTGGCCAAAAAACATATCCGCAAAGAAAACGAAGTGGTGTTGTTTGAGGGATATATGGATGTCATATCTGCGTATCAGGCTGGTGTGAAAAATGTAGTTGCAACCCTTGGAACTTCACTTACCGAAAGCCAGGCGAAATTGTTAAGAAGATATGTCGATACGGTTATCCTTTGCTACGATGCAGACAAAGCGGGGATTGAAGCAACCTATAAAGCCGCTGTTATACTGCGAAAGGCAGGCTGTTATGTTAAAATCGCAAATCTTCAGGACGATATGGACCCTGATAACTATATCAGAGAATATGGTTCAACAGCATTTCAGGATAAAGTCATAAAAGCAAGCAATACATTTATGAGCTTTTATATGCGTTACCTGAAAAAAGATTATAATTTAAGTCTTGAAGGAGATCGCATACAGTATATAGAAACAATCCTTAAAGAACTGGCGAAGATTGACAGCTCCGTTGAGAGGGAATATTACCTGAAAGAGCTCAGTAATGAATACAGTTTATCAATGGAATCATTAACACAGGAAATTCAGTCACATCGGCAAAAGATGGGTACTGACAAGGATAAGAGAGAAAAGAACAGATATACTAATAGGGCATCACAGTTTAAACAGTCAAAAAAGTTACTGCCAGCTTTTCATAATGCAGAAAGACAGCTTATTGCACATATGTTGCAAGACATTGCCATTACTGGTAAAGTGCAGGAGGAAATAGGTGCATCGTTTAATATCGATGAACATAAAATAATTGTTACACATTTATTTGCATATTATGAAGAAGGCCATCAGGCTGATATCAGTATGTTCATTGAAATGCTTAATGATGCTAAGCTCAGGCAAATCGTTACAGAGATTGCAATGATTCCTGTTCATGAAAATATCAGTGACAGGGAAATCAATGATTATATACGAATGATTCGTGCTGAAAACAGCAATAAAGATAGTATCCAGTCTCTTAAAGAAGAGCAGAGGTTAGCCGAGCAGCAAAATGATCCCATAAAAGCTGCCAGAATAGGTATGAAAATCATTGAATTGCAGAAGCAATTAAAGAACACAAATTGA
- a CDS encoding DEAD/DEAH box helicase → MEYKFNQFQFQPELSDVIDQLAFRKPSEIQQKVIPAILKGTSVIGQSHTGSGKTHAYLLPLFNQIDSSKREVQFVITAPTRELAMQIHEEVRKIIHYAGKEQIWIAKLLVGGTDKQKMMEKLKEPPHIIVGTPGRILDMVKEEAISIYSAASFVIDEADLMLDLGFINDVDQLLVRAKKDVQLLVFSATIPQRLEHFFRKYLENPLHVKIDDKLSPEKMEHRLVPLKHRNASDIIMDISKTIHPYLAIIFTNGKDNANELEGLLQQKGLNVGLIHGGLKPRERKRVLKDIQNLRYQYIIATDLASRGIDIKGVSHVINAQLPKEEDFYIHRVGRTARAGMEGTAISLYDEQDIKLIDKLEQKGLTFTFYDIKNGEWKESKAWNERGLRTKKTTDVDAEAWKHVRKAKKVKPGYKKKMKKQKDQIKKQMLKKTKNKRNK, encoded by the coding sequence ATGGAATACAAATTTAATCAGTTTCAGTTTCAGCCTGAACTCAGTGATGTTATCGACCAATTGGCGTTTAGAAAACCGTCAGAAATACAACAGAAAGTAATACCTGCAATTTTGAAGGGGACAAGCGTAATTGGTCAGTCCCATACAGGGTCAGGAAAAACGCACGCATATTTATTGCCATTGTTTAATCAAATCGATTCAAGCAAACGTGAAGTACAGTTCGTTATTACTGCACCTACTCGTGAACTGGCCATGCAAATCCATGAAGAGGTCAGAAAAATAATCCATTACGCAGGGAAAGAACAAATATGGATTGCCAAATTGCTTGTTGGCGGAACAGACAAACAAAAGATGATGGAAAAATTGAAGGAACCGCCACATATCATTGTTGGTACTCCAGGCAGAATTCTGGACATGGTTAAAGAAGAAGCCATTTCCATTTATTCTGCTGCATCTTTTGTTATCGATGAGGCTGATCTAATGCTTGATCTTGGGTTTATTAATGATGTCGATCAATTGCTTGTACGCGCCAAAAAAGATGTACAGCTGCTGGTTTTTTCAGCCACCATTCCACAACGTCTGGAACACTTTTTCAGGAAGTATCTGGAGAACCCTTTACATGTTAAAATTGATGACAAGCTTTCGCCGGAGAAGATGGAACATCGATTAGTTCCTTTAAAACACCGAAATGCTTCGGATATTATTATGGATATATCAAAAACGATCCATCCATATCTTGCCATTATTTTTACAAACGGTAAGGATAATGCCAATGAGCTGGAAGGTTTACTCCAACAAAAAGGTCTTAACGTCGGCCTCATTCACGGAGGGTTAAAGCCCAGAGAAAGAAAACGTGTATTAAAAGATATACAAAACCTCAGATATCAATATATAATCGCTACGGATCTTGCATCAAGGGGAATTGATATTAAAGGGGTAAGCCATGTCATCAACGCTCAGCTTCCTAAAGAAGAAGATTTTTATATTCATCGTGTAGGAAGAACCGCACGTGCCGGAATGGAAGGTACAGCAATCAGCCTATATGACGAACAAGATATCAAGCTGATAGACAAGCTGGAACAGAAAGGTTTAACATTCACATTTTACGATATAAAAAATGGTGAATGGAAAGAGTCAAAAGCCTGGAATGAGCGTGGATTACGTACAAAAAAAACAACTGATGTCGATGCCGAGGCATGGAAACACGTCAGAAAAGCCAAAAAAGTTAAACCAGGCTACAAAAAGAAAATGAAAAAGCAAAAAGATCAAATAAAAAAGCAGATGCTAAAGAAAACAAAAAACAAACGAAATAAATAG
- a CDS encoding Nif3-like dinuclear metal center hexameric protein produces MTTVIQNRDIFRAMEKWAPQHLAYDWDNVGLQVGSFQNEVKKVMVTLDVLETVVDEAIENDVDLIIAHHPLLFKSMKQVNVDSPQGNIIQKLIQHNISVYAAHTNLDIAAGGVNDMLCDLLGVQDKEVLLNSRTEKLVKIAVFVPESHADEVRNALSEKGAGHIGNYSHCTFQSDGQGTFKPLEGTNPYIGSQEKLEFVDEVKIETILPENKLSQVVDAMIAAHPYEEPAYDIYPMENNGQTYGIGRIGTLNKNMTLKQLGEHVKKTLNVPNLRITGDLSKDVKKVAILGGSGEKYIHAVKQMGADVYITGDMTFHTAQDAWQMGLSVIDPGHHVEKVMKDAVKKYLDSFFADEQIEVTVSHSNTEPFRFI; encoded by the coding sequence ATGACAACAGTAATCCAAAATCGTGATATTTTTCGAGCGATGGAAAAATGGGCTCCACAGCATTTGGCTTATGACTGGGATAATGTCGGGCTGCAGGTTGGCTCATTTCAGAATGAAGTAAAAAAGGTCATGGTTACACTTGATGTATTGGAAACTGTCGTTGATGAGGCAATTGAAAACGATGTTGACCTGATCATTGCGCATCATCCATTATTATTTAAGTCGATGAAGCAGGTGAATGTTGATTCACCACAGGGAAACATTATCCAAAAATTAATACAGCATAATATCTCTGTTTATGCTGCCCACACCAACCTGGATATTGCTGCAGGCGGCGTGAATGATATGTTATGTGATTTATTAGGTGTACAAGATAAAGAAGTGCTTCTAAACAGCCGAACAGAGAAGCTGGTGAAAATTGCCGTATTTGTACCTGAATCTCATGCGGATGAAGTACGTAACGCCTTAAGTGAAAAGGGGGCCGGACATATTGGTAATTACAGTCACTGCACGTTTCAATCGGATGGCCAAGGAACATTTAAGCCTCTTGAAGGAACAAATCCGTATATTGGCTCACAGGAAAAATTGGAATTTGTCGATGAAGTTAAAATAGAAACCATTCTGCCTGAAAATAAACTATCACAGGTTGTTGATGCTATGATTGCCGCACATCCATACGAGGAACCTGCTTATGATATTTACCCGATGGAAAATAACGGACAAACGTACGGTATAGGACGTATTGGTACATTAAATAAAAATATGACCTTAAAACAGCTGGGTGAACATGTAAAAAAGACACTTAATGTTCCAAATCTGCGAATTACAGGTGACTTGTCAAAGGATGTTAAAAAGGTTGCTATTTTGGGTGGAAGTGGAGAAAAGTATATTCATGCAGTTAAACAAATGGGTGCAGATGTATATATTACAGGCGATATGACCTTCCATACAGCACAGGATGCATGGCAAATGGGATTGTCGGTTATTGATCCTGGACATCATGTTGAAAAAGTAATGAAAGATGCTGTGAAAAAATACTTGGACAGTTTTTTTGCCGACGAACAGATAGAAGTTACTGTATCACATTCCAATACAGAACCATTTCGGTTTATTTGA
- a CDS encoding Na/Pi cotransporter family protein yields MDIDVQTLIFEFVGGLGIFLLGIKYMGDGLQKSAGDRLRDILDKTTSNPFLGVLSGIIVTILIQSSSGTTVLTVGLVNAGFMTLRQAIGVIMGANIGTTVTAFIIGIDLEAYALPIIAVGCFLLFFFKNQKIQNVGQAIFGFGALFLGLKLMGGAMAPLENVQAFHDLTVSMSENPVLGVVIGTIFTVVVQSSSATIGILQGLFSEGAIELKAALPVLFGDNIGTTLTAILAAIGTSVAAKRAAFVHVIFNLVGTTVFLVLLGVFTNYVLYLQSSLDLNPEMTIAFAHGSFNLTNTIIQFPFIGALAWIVTKIVPGEDTLVEYKPKHLDPIFIQQSSTLALDQARAEIIRMGEYSYKGLEETNKYLTTQSQKHSEMAMQIEGALNNLDRKITDYLVELSGESMSELESAKHTALMNSVRDFERIGDHFENIIELIDYKISNKVHLTEQAQEDLNNMFDLTILTVKQSVKALDNMDREEALAVIQKEDEIDKMERNYRKKHIIRMNEGLCSGSAGIVFVDIISNLERIGDHAVNIAEEVLGE; encoded by the coding sequence TTGGATATCGATGTGCAGACGCTGATATTTGAGTTTGTTGGTGGATTGGGTATTTTCCTCCTCGGTATTAAATATATGGGGGATGGTTTACAAAAGTCTGCTGGTGACAGGCTCAGGGATATTCTTGATAAAACAACCAGCAACCCATTCCTCGGTGTATTGTCTGGTATAATCGTTACAATTCTTATTCAAAGCAGTTCAGGAACAACTGTATTAACTGTTGGTTTGGTTAATGCAGGTTTCATGACACTGCGACAAGCTATTGGCGTTATTATGGGGGCTAACATTGGTACAACCGTTACTGCTTTTATTATCGGTATTGATTTGGAGGCCTATGCGCTGCCAATCATAGCTGTCGGGTGTTTCCTGCTATTTTTCTTTAAGAACCAAAAGATACAAAATGTCGGACAAGCTATTTTTGGTTTTGGGGCGTTATTTTTAGGCTTAAAACTTATGGGCGGTGCGATGGCGCCACTCGAAAATGTTCAGGCTTTTCATGATTTAACTGTAAGTATGAGTGAAAACCCTGTATTAGGTGTTGTCATTGGTACAATTTTTACAGTTGTTGTGCAGAGTTCCAGTGCTACTATCGGTATACTGCAAGGATTGTTTTCTGAAGGTGCGATTGAACTCAAGGCAGCATTGCCGGTTTTATTCGGTGATAATATAGGAACTACTCTTACAGCTATATTAGCTGCAATTGGTACAAGTGTAGCGGCTAAACGAGCAGCGTTTGTGCACGTTATTTTCAACCTGGTAGGCACCACCGTATTCCTGGTTTTATTAGGAGTGTTCACAAATTATGTTCTGTACCTGCAGTCAAGTTTGGATTTAAATCCGGAAATGACAATCGCATTTGCGCATGGAAGTTTTAACTTAACAAATACGATTATTCAGTTTCCATTTATTGGAGCTCTTGCATGGATTGTAACAAAGATTGTTCCCGGTGAAGATACCCTTGTAGAATATAAACCAAAGCACCTGGATCCTATTTTTATCCAGCAATCATCCACTTTGGCATTGGATCAGGCCAGAGCGGAAATAATTCGTATGGGCGAGTATTCATATAAGGGTCTGGAAGAAACAAATAAATATCTTACAACGCAATCACAGAAACACTCAGAGATGGCAATGCAAATAGAAGGTGCATTAAATAATCTGGATCGTAAAATAACGGATTATCTTGTTGAGTTATCCGGAGAGTCCATGTCTGAACTGGAAAGTGCAAAGCATACTGCATTAATGAATTCTGTTCGCGACTTTGAACGAATCGGTGATCATTTTGAAAATATTATTGAATTAATCGATTATAAAATTTCCAACAAAGTTCATTTAACCGAGCAAGCACAGGAAGATTTGAATAATATGTTTGATTTAACCATTTTAACAGTCAAACAGTCAGTTAAGGCATTGGATAATATGGATCGTGAGGAAGCATTAGCCGTAATCCAGAAAGAAGACGAAATTGATAAAATGGAACGAAACTATCGTAAAAAACATATTATCAGAATGAATGAAGGCTTATGCAGTGGTTCGGCAGGAATTGTTTTTGTAGATATAATCAGTAATCTTGAACGTATTGGGGATCATGCGGTAAATATCGCCGAAGAAGTGTTAGGAGAATAA
- the cccA gene encoding cytochrome c550 codes for MSKNAVVPYAIVAVVGILLVIVMSVVGLNQQEAIQNQEQNGGEKQEQSGESGGGETASTDAAKIYENTCASCHGADLSGAVGPALNKVGSKYDKAEIKEIIKTGFPDAQPPMPGGLVQGAEADALAQWLSEKK; via the coding sequence ATGAGTAAAAATGCGGTTGTTCCTTATGCAATTGTTGCAGTGGTAGGGATACTGTTAGTGATTGTTATGTCAGTGGTAGGTTTAAACCAGCAAGAGGCAATTCAGAATCAAGAACAAAACGGTGGTGAGAAACAGGAGCAATCAGGTGAATCAGGAGGAGGAGAAACAGCTTCTACTGATGCCGCGAAAATATATGAAAACACTTGTGCATCTTGTCATGGAGCTGATTTGTCCGGTGCAGTAGGTCCTGCTCTGAACAAAGTAGGCAGCAAGTATGATAAAGCAGAAATTAAGGAAATTATTAAAACCGGTTTCCCTGATGCACAACCACCAATGCCAGGCGGATTAGTTCAGGGTGCAGAAGCTGATGCTCTTGCACAATGGCTATCAGAGAAGAAGTAA